One region of bacterium genomic DNA includes:
- a CDS encoding type II toxin-antitoxin system HicA family toxin: MLKLPGINHLQAVKALEKAGFHIARQGKHIVMSDGVHYVTIPRHNPVNAYTMAGIVRDAGLQ; the protein is encoded by the coding sequence ATGCTGAAGCTTCCTGGCATCAATCACCTGCAAGCAGTGAAAGCCCTGGAGAAAGCTGGCTTTCACATCGCGCGACAAGGAAAGCACATCGTCATGTCTGACGGCGTACACTATGTGACAATTCCGCGACACAATCCTGTTAACGCATACACGATGGCCGGTATTGTTCGGGACGCAGGCTTACAATGA
- a CDS encoding type II toxin-antitoxin system HicB family antitoxin — translation MKYTIVLRQSEEGYSVSCPALPGCWSQGATEQEAINNIRDAIQEYLAAISDSVQDADVREIDVAV, via the coding sequence ATGAAATATACGATTGTTTTACGCCAGTCTGAGGAAGGCTATAGCGTTTCTTGTCCGGCTTTGCCCGGTTGTTGGTCGCAAGGAGCAACTGAACAGGAAGCGATCAATAACATTCGAGATGCAATTCAGGAATATCTCGCTGCCATTTCCGATTCCGTACAGGATGCTGATGTTCGCGAAATCGATGTTGCCGTTTAA